ATTGGACAGTCTGTGGCTGTCCGCCGATGAATCTGACCTTTTTCCCCAAACCTTACGGTTTTGAGGAAGAGAGAAAGTGAAAGGTTGCGGCCATTGTGGGAGACGGCCATGTCGTATTCCGCAGGTTTTCTTTCGATTTTGATCGGGTCAGAAAACGTGTCGAGTTTCGTTTGAAAATATTATAAACTTCGCCGAGCAGAAACATGAATCGGCCCAAGGTGCAGTGCTCATTGGGTCGATTCTCGGTTTTGCTCGGCGTTCGAAGTATTTAGGCAATGCCGAAAATCCTTTTTGGCGGGGCCATTGCGAAGAGATGCAAGGAGTATCACCATCGCTCAGAAACCAAAGGGCAACCTGCAAGGGTTGAAACCCAATCAGATAAAACGGCTTTCTCGACTCTATCAACGGCAATTTCCCACATCGTCCTGTTATACCAACGAGCAGGCCCGGGAATTGGCGGAAATCAGTGCGGAGACAGGACGCCAATTGGGCGTGCTTATCGATCGCCAGGGCAAGGTCGGCATGGTGCTGGTCGGTGACAATCGATCAATTTACATTCCCGAACTTCCACGCAAGCGATTGTCTTCAGGCCGGCTTCGTGGTTTGCGGTTGTTGCATACCCATCTTTCCGATGAATCCCTGTCTCAGGAAGACCTGATGGATATGGTTTTTCTGCGGCTTGATTCCGTGGCTGCCTTGACTGTGAAGGAAGGTTTTCCCGAAGCAGTGCAGGCCGCGCATTTGCTGCCACCCAACCCTGATGAAAAGAGTTACGAACTCTATGCCCCCGCGCAATGGGATCGATTTGATCTCGATTTGGGGAATATTGTCGAGGCGTTGGAAGACGAATTTAGTCGGCAGTTGGCAGGACAAGGCACGGAATCTGACGAAAATCGGGTGTTGTTGGTCAGTGTGGACAAGACCCCGCGTCCGGTGCAGGAACTCTCCTTGGAAGAGTTGGCCGAACTCGCGGACACAGCGGGATTGATCGCTGCCGGGACCATGATTCAGCGCGTGCGGAAGCAGAATCCCAAGTTCATCATGGGCAAGGGCAAGCTCGCCGAGTTGGAAGTTCACGCGCTTCAGGCCAATGCGTCGATCATTATTTTCGATCAGGAATTGTCACCCACGCAGATTCGGAATCTGGCCAAGGTCACGGAACGGAAGATTCTGGACCGGACTCAGCTTATTCTCGATATCTTTGCCCAGCACGCCACGAGTCGGTCTGGTAAATTGCAAGTGGAGATGGCGCAGCTCAAATACACCTTGCCCCGACTGGTGGGAAAAAACCGGGCCATGTCTCGGTTGATGGGTGGAATCGGTGGACGCGGTCCGGGTGAGACCAAGTTGGAAATCGATCGCCGTCGAGCCAACGATCGGTTGACCCGGTTGAAAAAGGAACTCAAGCAGGTTCGCAAGCGACGGACCCAGACCCGGGAACGCCGTGCCAAGGCCGGGCTGCCGATTATTTCTCTGGTGGGCTACACCAATGCAGGAAAATCCACGCTGTTGAACACGTTGACGCAATCGAAGGTCATTGCGGAGGACAAGTTGTTCGCCACCCTTGATCCGACCAGTCGTCGTATCCGGTTCCCGCAGGAGCGGGAGGTGGTACTGACCGATACGGTCGGGTTCATTCGTCGATTGCCGCCGGATCTGAAAGAGGCATTTCGAGCGACATTGGAAGAACTGGAATCAGCGGATTTGCTGGTGCTTGTTTGTGACGCGTCCCACCCGGAAGTCGAGGAGCAGGTAGATGCTGTGCGGTCCATTTTGCATGAGATGGAGCTGGACGATATCCCGTCCATTCTCGTGTTGAACAAATGGGACAAGCTTGATGCCGAAGGGCGGGAAGTCATGCACAACGTGTATCCGGACGGACTGCCAGCCGTGGCCGTCAGACGGGCCAGTCTCGAACCAGTGGTTGCGTCGATGTTGCGTTGTATCCCGTGGGAAAGAAAAGGCTACTAATCTTTTTTTGTGTCCAGTTTGGCCGCGCAGGTGCCGCCGACTTTCCATCCATCGTAGGACGTCTGACATTCAAGCGGTTCTACATGGATGGTCACTTCGGCGTGGGCGAGTTGGGATTGAATCAGCCCTTCGATAAATCCGCACAGATCATGTGAGTCCTTGACCGACATATCGCCCGGGACCAGCAAGTGGAAGTCGATGAATCGTTTCTGGCCGGATTTGCGGGTGCGCAGGCCGTGAAAACTGGTGTCGCTTTCCGTGTAGCTGCGAATGGCGTTGGCAATGATTTCCAGTTCTTTTTTGGGAAGTGCATCGTCCATGAGACCGCCGATTGACCGTTTGAGCAGGCTGACGCCGGTGAAAACGATATTTACGGCCATGATGATCGCGATGATCGGATCAAGAATTTTCCAGTCCGGCATGACAATGATGACAGCCAGTCCCGCGACCAGTCCGATAGAGGTCCAGACATCGGTCAAAAGATGTTTGGCATCGGCTTCGAGGGTAATGGAATCAAACCGTTTCGCCGCCTTGAGCATGACTCGGGCGACCGCGTAATTGACCACGGAAGAGAGCAGAGCAAGAATCAGTCCCGGGCCGAGGTTTGTCAGTGTTTGTGGAGAGAGAAAACGGCTGATGGCCGCGTATCCGATGCCGAAGGCTGCCACAATGATGAGCGCGCCTTCAATACCGCTTGAAAAGTATTCCGCCTTGCCATGCCCATAGGTGTGGGCTTCGTCCGCCGGGCGCATGGCTATGGTGATGGCCGTGAGCGCGAGCACTCCGGCAGTGAGATTGACAACGGATTCCGTGGCGTCCGAAAGCAACCCAACAGAATCCGTCATGGCCCAGGCTCCGAATTTGAGAGCCAGGGTCAGAATCGACGCCCCGATCGAATATATGGCGTATCGTTTGGGGGAGTCGGCGGCCATTTCCTATTCCTTTGGTTTGATCCAGGGGTTTTCTTCACCACGAGCCAGTCTGCGGATATTGTCCTTGTGTCGCCAGAACAGGATAACCATGACAATAAGGGCGACCGGGACATACCCGAAATTGCCGGTCAGGGCCATGAAGATGGGCAGGGCCAGTGCAACGGTCAATGATCCCATGGAAACATGGCCGGTCAAGGCGACCATGCCGAGACACAGAGCCGCAGAAAAGAAGGTTGCCCATGGTGCCAGCGCAAAAAACGCGCCGATGGTCGTGGCCACGGCCTTGCCGCCTTTGAAGTGCATGAAGCAGGAAAAAATATGACCGAGAATGGCCGCAAGTGCAACGAAGCTCAAGGCAAGGTGCGAATCGATCCAATTGGCGGCGAACAAGACAGGGAGCATCCCTTTCAGGACGTCCAGTACCAGGGTCATGATGCCGTATTTGGTGCCGCAGAGCCGGGCGACATTGGTTGCGCCGGTGTTTTTGCTGCCACCTTCACGAGGGTCGGTGCTGCATAGCGTCCTGGCGATGACCAGTCCAAAAGGAATTGATCCGAGAATATATGCGATAAGTATGCTGACGATAAATGCCATGATGTGTTCTCCTGAAAGTTCAATCAATTCAGTATAGCTATTTTCTTTTCAGATGAAAAGTGCGTTATTCTTCAAGTGCTTCGCCCAGCCGAATTTCGTTATTCAGCGGATCGATCTTGGTGAAATTGATCTGGAATTGCTGGCCGGGATAGAGCTTGTCACCGAGCATCTTTTTGGGTGCACGGACATTGACCTGCAAATGAGGCATGGCAAGGGTGGCCATGGGACCGGCTTCTTCGACCAGTACCGCTGATTGATATTTTTTCCGTTGTTTGGCGAGGTACACGAGTTTCCAATATCTGGGACGGAATCGTTGCACCGTGCTTACGGACTGAATCCGCATTTTTAGATGAATGATGAGTTTTTTCAGTGTGTCCGTATCCAGCCGAGGCGTGCCGTCCGCAAGGAATGTGCAGACTTGGGACATATTGATGAAATCCGTGTAGCGGCGCAGGGGGGAGGTGATGGGGGCGTAAGCCGGAACACCCAGTGCCGCGTGTCGCTTGGGATTGGTCTCAAGAGTCGGTGGCAACAGCAGTTTGACCGCACGCAGGATGGCTGCCGGTTCCGTGAAGATGCCGGCTGACTCCTGAGGCAGTGCGATGTCCTGCGTTCGATACAGCAAGGGAACATTGTTCTCGTTGGCCCACAAGGCCAGGCCCGAATTGGCCAGAATCATGAATTCACTGATGACCAGTTCCGAACGAGGGCTGGGCGTCTTGAGTGAAATATCCACTGATGCCTGTTGCCCTTCACCAGTGACGGTGACAATGGGTTCGGGCTTGCGGATGACACAGGCACCTGAAGCGATTCGGCGTTCGATCAGTTTTTCGGCGACTTCATGGGCCAGAACCAGTGATTCGTCAGAGCCGTCCCGAATGGCCGCGTCAGCGAATTCATAGGTGATATTGGCCTTGACGGAAATCCAGGCCGTCCGAGGGGTGACGGAGAGCAGTTCGCCTTCATCACTCAGCGTAAAGTCGGTGATCATGCCCGGACGGGTTTCGCCTTGAATCAGGCTGTACAGTCCGGTGCCCAGTTGTTCCGGTAGCATGTGACTGGTGCCTTCTGGCAGGTACAGACTGGTGGCCCGATGCAGGACCGCTCTGTCCAATGGTGAACCAAAGGTCCAGTGAGCGTCGGGGCGAGCCAACGCGATGGAAACGACATAGCCTGTTTCAGTTTTTTCAATACGAAATGCGTCGTCGATATCGCGGGTGGTGCTGGCGTCGATGGAGATGAAGTCATCCACTTCAGCCGGAGCAGCCTGATTGGAAAAGTGTTCTTCGAGTTCGCTGATTTCATTGAGAAAGGATTCAGACCAATCATTGCCCCATGCATATTCGGCCTCGTCCAGATGATAGTTGTGGTGGCGTGGCAGTATACCCCAGCTTTGGGCCAGGAGGAGCGGAAGATGTGGTTGGTCTGGCAACCCTTTACTGATGGCCGCCCAGATTTTTTGTTCTGTCTCATCCAGGGTCTCAGCGACCTTGTGCCTGAGAATCTGTTCAAGGGTGGACACGAGTTCCTGATCCATGGTCGGGATCTGCGGAGTGCGTCCCTGACTGTGAGCCGTCCAGAGGGTCCGAAGCAGTTCTTGTCCGGCAGAGGAGACCGCTTCCCGGGCCTTTTCCTCGGCTTTTTGGTGCATCTTCAAGGCGACTTTCTCAGCAGACCAGATTTCGAAATTCGGTGGGCGGAACTTGAAATGGGTTTTTGCCTGGAGCATGGCCCGACCCAAAGCCGCCAACTGGTCAGGGGTCGGCTCTTCCCACAACAGTCCGGCAAACCACGTCAAGGGGGCTGCATCCACTTCGCCCTGAGCGAGTTCCCAGAGTTCCATGACATCGAGTCCGGCCTGGATTTCTCCCCGGGTTGCCTGATGGTCATTGAGGGTATTTTGGATGTCCTGCCGGGATAGGTCCGGTGAGCATATCGGTCCGTGCCAGGGGAGGAGGCGAGCCTCTGGAAGTTTCATTTCGCGTTTGTTGATGGTGAGCAGGCGGAGCTTGCCGGAGGCCTCTTCGAGTACCCAGGCCAGTTGCGGCTGATCGCCATGCATGAATTCCACCACGGTTCCGGGACGAAGAGTCGGGCTGAAGGATGTTCTTTTTGCCATATATTTTTCGATGCCTTTTGTGGTCAAAGAGCCGTCATTGTATCATGAAAGGATTGTCAATGTCAGTGGGGTCGCGTAAGAGTGACCCATGAATATCACACCCATTGAAATCGTTGGCTTGATTGCGGGTTTTTGTACCACGTTTTCTTTTTTGCCGCAGGTTATCAAGACCTGGCGAACCCGGTCCGTGGACGATATTTCCCTACGCATGTATCTGTTGCTCTGCTTTGGCATTGTGTTGTGGCTGTACTATGGCCTGACAATGCGCTCCGTGGCGTTGGTCCTTACCAATGGGGTCAGTTTTATCCTGACCGCGTCCATTCTTGTCATGAAACTCCTGTTTGGTAAACGCCGTTAACAGACCTGCCGTGGGGGCGTAAAAAAGGCTTCGCCGAACGTCTTGCTCGACGAAGCCTTGGCTGTATTCGTGGACGACAGGATTAGTGTTTGAAGGAACGTTGACCGGTGAAGACCATGGCCACCTGCGGGCTGGCCTCGTTCACTGCGGTGATGACTTCGCTGTCGCGGATGGAACCACCGGGCTGGGCAATGGCTGTCACGCCCTGGTCCATACACAGATCCACACCGTCGCGGAACGGGAAGAAACCGTCAGAGACCACCACGGAACCGGGCAGGCCACCACGGGCCTCTTCTGTCCGTTTCTCAATGTCGGTCAGCTTGGCTTTCATGTCCGCATCCTTGATGGCTGCCAGTTTCAATTCAAACAGCGACATCCCCAATTCTTTGGACGCGAGCAGGTCAGAGTGCTTGATGTATGCCTTTGTCACGGCCAGAAGCACGCAACCGACGCGGTCCTGTTCGCCGGTGCCGATGGCTGTGGTCACGCCGTCCTTGACAAACAGGACGGAGTTCGAAGTGACACCAGCTTCCACGGCCCAGGCAAAGAGCAGGTCGTCAGCTTCCTGCTTGCTCGGAGCACGGGCAACAAAAGAATTTCCGTCTTTTTCCGCAGTGGCCGGAATGAAGTCGTCGGCCTTGAGAATGGCGTTGCGGAAGGAATACTGCAAGACGATGCCGCCGTCGGACAGGGCTTTGATATCCAGGAACGGCATCGTGGACAGACTTTGTACCTCTGCAATGCCGGGGATTTCCAGGATTCTGAGATTTTTGCGTTTTTTGAGTTCTGCCAGAGCGTCGTCATCGAACTTCGGTGCGGCAACCACTTCAAAATAGACGGAATTGATAAGCTCTGCTGTGGCCAGATCAATGGGACGGTTCACGACAACCGCACCGCCGAAAGCGGCGATTCGATCCGTCTCAAAGGCGCGCTTCAAGGCAACGGTGATGCCTTCATCGGTCCAGGCCGCGCCGCAGGGATTGTTGTGTTTCAGGATGAGTGCGGCGGGTTTTGCTGACAGGTATTGCAGAATATTCAGCGCGTTATCCACATCGGTCAAGTTGGTCTTGCCGGGGTGCTTACCCGCTTGGAGCATGTGCTCCTCGGTTAATGCGGAAACCAGGCCCTGGCCTTGTCCGATAAATTTGACGCCACCCACTTCAAGCTGACCTTCAGCCAGTTCGTAGAGTGCTGCGGGTTGGTCCGGATTTTCTCCATACCGCAAACCCTTGGTTTCCCCATCGATTTCCCAAGTACGTTTCTTGAAAACCAATTCCTGGTCGCCCAGCGTGAGTTTCATGTCCGCTGGAAAAGGGTCCTGCTGCACGGTATGGTACATTTTTTTCAAATCACTCATTGTCAACTCCCTGTTGTGCTCATGTGAGGGGGCGGTCATATCACAGCTTGTTTCGACGGGCAATAATCGTTCAAGGCCCTTCGTGGAAATCGGTCAATCCTCTTCAGAGACGAACTGTCCTTGAATGGTGGTGATGAACGCACGGGAAAAATCGTGGTGCTGGGATGTGTGAACCGGGCGTATTGTGAAGCGAATCGCACAATTAAATGGAAATGTGTGTGGCTATAGATGGTTTCTTGACCGCAAGGATTGTATGACTGCATGGTATGGAAACAGCGGTCTGAAGTGGGATAGGAAAGATTTTTGGGGCCAAAGTCATGGCTGTTTTGTGCAAAAACAGGCATGACTTTGCCGTGGCGGTGTGGTGGGATGTTTGGTATGGAGAACATCCCGGCTTTTGCTGTTGTACAAATCAAGGAAAATCGATGTCTGAAAGTTATATGGAAAAGGCGCTGTTGAAATTGGCCCGTCAGATCAATGCGTTTGACGAGGCTTCACTCATGAGCCTTTGGGAGAAATATGCGGAAAAGGTCCGCCATTTCGAACCCACCAAACGGTGGGAAGAATCTGTAATCGTGTTTAACCTCATTCAATCCACCCGACTGAAAAATCAGCTTTTCAATTACAATTGGGCGCAGTCTCGTCTGCCGGACGCAGCCTCGCATGAAATAGATTTTGCCGCGTTGACCTCCCCGGAACATTCTGGAACAGCCCCGGATTCCGAAGCGTCGGGTGCGGGACCCGAGTTGGTCGCTGATGAGCGGAAAAAACGTCACACGGGGAAGTTGCTGACATTGACCCCCAAAAAAAACACATAATTGCCAGTGCTGTCAGTTGACAGACGCACGACTTTATACTTACGGATGATAACCGTTTGTGCGCGCAATTTACGCCGGTTCAAGATATCCGGCTATTCAAGGAGCAATTCATGGCCAATATAGTGGTTTTCGGTTCCCAATGGGGGGACGAGGGTAAAGGCAAGATCGTTGATATGCTCGCCGAGAAGTCGGACGCGATTGTCCGTTTTCAGGGCGGGAATAATGCCGGTCATACCTTGGTAGTCGATGGAGAGCAGTGCATTCTGCATCTGATTCCTTCCGGCGTTTTGCATCCCGGTAAGCAGTGCCTTATCGGAAACGGTGTTGTTTTGGATCCGGTTGTCTTTTGCGAAGAACTGGACAAGTTGGCGGCAAAAGGGGTGGACGTGTCACCTGCTCGCATGATGGTGAGCAAGAAGACACACGTCATCCTGCCATATCATTGTCACATGGACGCGGCCCGGGAAGGAGCCAAGTCCTCTGACGGCAAGATCGGCACCACCGGACGAGGCATCGGTCCTTGTTATGAAGACAAGATGAGTCGGTGTGGCATCCGTGCCGGAGATTTCAGTAATCCTGAATTGCTCAAGGCCAAGATCACGACCGCACTTGTGGAAAAGAATGTGCTTTTTGAGCATCTGTATGGGGTAGAACCTCTGGATGCCGAAGCGGTATTCAATGAAATTTTGCCTGTGGCCGAGCGAGTGCTTCCCTATTTGGGCGACGTGTCGTCCGCCATTCAGGAAGCCCAGGGGCATGTCCTGTTCGAAGGCGCGCAGGGCACCCATCTCGATATCGATCACGGCACCTATCCGTTCGTGACATCCTCCAATACCGTGACCGCCAATGCCGCATCCGGCTCGGGCTGTTCGCCGCGAGACCTGGAGCGTATCATCGCCATCGTCAAGGCGTACACCACGCGTGTCGGTTCCGGACCGTTCCCTACGGAGCAGTTCGAGGAAGA
This Pseudodesulfovibrio sp. JC047 DNA region includes the following protein-coding sequences:
- the hflX gene encoding GTPase HflX, with product MVLVGDNRSIYIPELPRKRLSSGRLRGLRLLHTHLSDESLSQEDLMDMVFLRLDSVAALTVKEGFPEAVQAAHLLPPNPDEKSYELYAPAQWDRFDLDLGNIVEALEDEFSRQLAGQGTESDENRVLLVSVDKTPRPVQELSLEELAELADTAGLIAAGTMIQRVRKQNPKFIMGKGKLAELEVHALQANASIIIFDQELSPTQIRNLAKVTERKILDRTQLILDIFAQHATSRSGKLQVEMAQLKYTLPRLVGKNRAMSRLMGGIGGRGPGETKLEIDRRRANDRLTRLKKELKQVRKRRTQTRERRAKAGLPIISLVGYTNAGKSTLLNTLTQSKVIAEDKLFATLDPTSRRIRFPQEREVVLTDTVGFIRRLPPDLKEAFRATLEELESADLLVLVCDASHPEVEEQVDAVRSILHEMELDDIPSILVLNKWDKLDAEGREVMHNVYPDGLPAVAVRRASLEPVVASMLRCIPWERKGY
- a CDS encoding cation diffusion facilitator family transporter; translation: MAADSPKRYAIYSIGASILTLALKFGAWAMTDSVGLLSDATESVVNLTAGVLALTAITIAMRPADEAHTYGHGKAEYFSSGIEGALIIVAAFGIGYAAISRFLSPQTLTNLGPGLILALLSSVVNYAVARVMLKAAKRFDSITLEADAKHLLTDVWTSIGLVAGLAVIIVMPDWKILDPIIAIIMAVNIVFTGVSLLKRSIGGLMDDALPKKELEIIANAIRSYTESDTSFHGLRTRKSGQKRFIDFHLLVPGDMSVKDSHDLCGFIEGLIQSQLAHAEVTIHVEPLECQTSYDGWKVGGTCAAKLDTKKD
- the plsY gene encoding glycerol-3-phosphate 1-O-acyltransferase PlsY translates to MAFIVSILIAYILGSIPFGLVIARTLCSTDPREGGSKNTGATNVARLCGTKYGIMTLVLDVLKGMLPVLFAANWIDSHLALSFVALAAILGHIFSCFMHFKGGKAVATTIGAFFALAPWATFFSAALCLGMVALTGHVSMGSLTVALALPIFMALTGNFGYVPVALIVMVILFWRHKDNIRRLARGEENPWIKPKE
- a CDS encoding ribonuclease catalytic domain-containing protein, with translation MAKRTSFSPTLRPGTVVEFMHGDQPQLAWVLEEASGKLRLLTINKREMKLPEARLLPWHGPICSPDLSRQDIQNTLNDHQATRGEIQAGLDVMELWELAQGEVDAAPLTWFAGLLWEEPTPDQLAALGRAMLQAKTHFKFRPPNFEIWSAEKVALKMHQKAEEKAREAVSSAGQELLRTLWTAHSQGRTPQIPTMDQELVSTLEQILRHKVAETLDETEQKIWAAISKGLPDQPHLPLLLAQSWGILPRHHNYHLDEAEYAWGNDWSESFLNEISELEEHFSNQAAPAEVDDFISIDASTTRDIDDAFRIEKTETGYVVSIALARPDAHWTFGSPLDRAVLHRATSLYLPEGTSHMLPEQLGTGLYSLIQGETRPGMITDFTLSDEGELLSVTPRTAWISVKANITYEFADAAIRDGSDESLVLAHEVAEKLIERRIASGACVIRKPEPIVTVTGEGQQASVDISLKTPSPRSELVISEFMILANSGLALWANENNVPLLYRTQDIALPQESAGIFTEPAAILRAVKLLLPPTLETNPKRHAALGVPAYAPITSPLRRYTDFINMSQVCTFLADGTPRLDTDTLKKLIIHLKMRIQSVSTVQRFRPRYWKLVYLAKQRKKYQSAVLVEEAGPMATLAMPHLQVNVRAPKKMLGDKLYPGQQFQINFTKIDPLNNEIRLGEALEE
- a CDS encoding SemiSWEET transporter produces the protein MNITPIEIVGLIAGFCTTFSFLPQVIKTWRTRSVDDISLRMYLLLCFGIVLWLYYGLTMRSVALVLTNGVSFILTASILVMKLLFGKRR
- a CDS encoding IMP cyclohydrolase — encoded protein: MSDLKKMYHTVQQDPFPADMKLTLGDQELVFKKRTWEIDGETKGLRYGENPDQPAALYELAEGQLEVGGVKFIGQGQGLVSALTEEHMLQAGKHPGKTNLTDVDNALNILQYLSAKPAALILKHNNPCGAAWTDEGITVALKRAFETDRIAAFGGAVVVNRPIDLATAELINSVYFEVVAAPKFDDDALAELKKRKNLRILEIPGIAEVQSLSTMPFLDIKALSDGGIVLQYSFRNAILKADDFIPATAEKDGNSFVARAPSKQEADDLLFAWAVEAGVTSNSVLFVKDGVTTAIGTGEQDRVGCVLLAVTKAYIKHSDLLASKELGMSLFELKLAAIKDADMKAKLTDIEKRTEEARGGLPGSVVVSDGFFPFRDGVDLCMDQGVTAIAQPGGSIRDSEVITAVNEASPQVAMVFTGQRSFKH
- a CDS encoding adenylosuccinate synthase; the protein is MANIVVFGSQWGDEGKGKIVDMLAEKSDAIVRFQGGNNAGHTLVVDGEQCILHLIPSGVLHPGKQCLIGNGVVLDPVVFCEELDKLAAKGVDVSPARMMVSKKTHVILPYHCHMDAAREGAKSSDGKIGTTGRGIGPCYEDKMSRCGIRAGDFSNPELLKAKITTALVEKNVLFEHLYGVEPLDAEAVFNEILPVAERVLPYLGDVSSAIQEAQGHVLFEGAQGTHLDIDHGTYPFVTSSNTVTANAASGSGCSPRDLERIIAIVKAYTTRVGSGPFPTEQFEEDGTYLQTHGHEFGATTGRKRRCGWLDLVVLKESVRLNGPTELAITKLDVLSGLKEVKLCVAYEYNGERIAYPPQEQNGLAHVTPVYETMPGWDEDITGARSWDDLPANAVAYLKRIEAVSGVKIGIVSVGPDRVQTF